One genomic window of Methanosarcina acetivorans C2A includes the following:
- a CDS encoding ABC transporter ATP-binding protein, protein MTEESPIIELKNLTKTYKNGVEFHALDSVNLKIERGEFAAIVGPSGSGKSTLMHLIGLLDTPSSGTLLIDRNDVTKMSDKELSEMRNRTLGFVFQYHHLLPDFTALENVMMPLLISGKNRKEATEIAEELLKKVRLEDRMDHRPGELSGGQNQRVAIARALSCSPAIVLGDEPTGNLDTKTGDMIYELLRQLNREYNQTFIVVTHNENLALKADKIIRLVDGKITVQ, encoded by the coding sequence ATGACAGAAGAAAGCCCAATTATAGAGCTTAAAAATCTGACAAAAACCTATAAAAATGGAGTGGAATTTCACGCGCTCGACAGTGTAAATCTGAAAATTGAGAGAGGGGAATTCGCAGCAATTGTCGGGCCATCGGGTTCAGGCAAAAGCACACTTATGCATCTAATAGGCTTGCTGGACACTCCGAGTTCAGGCACCCTCCTGATAGACAGGAATGATGTGACAAAAATGTCGGACAAAGAACTTTCCGAGATGAGAAACAGGACTCTTGGTTTTGTCTTCCAGTACCACCACCTGCTGCCGGATTTCACAGCCCTGGAAAATGTAATGATGCCACTTTTGATTTCTGGAAAAAATCGGAAAGAAGCAACAGAAATTGCCGAAGAGCTTCTGAAGAAGGTAAGGCTTGAAGACCGGATGGATCACAGGCCTGGTGAACTTTCAGGAGGGCAGAACCAGAGGGTTGCAATAGCAAGAGCGTTGAGCTGTTCTCCTGCAATCGTGCTCGGGGACGAACCTACAGGCAACCTTGATACAAAAACGGGCGACATGATCTACGAACTGCTCAGGCAGCTAAACAGAGAGTATAATCAGACATTTATCGTAGTTACTCATAACGAGAACCTGGCTTTAAAAGCTGATAAAATTATCAGGCTTGTAGACGGGAAAATTACGGTTCAGTAA
- a CDS encoding ABC transporter permease: protein MYELKIALRQVFSRRRQTFFAILAVALAVTVITVMMAMLSGFQDELVTSSIENNPHIVINPQDEEEEFIHLYRYTSDLIAEKEGVIAVSPKYLGQVALEYRDNAEGVSLQGVDPMAEENVMRVSEDVIEGDFMTLVHTRYGILLGDQLAENLEVHVGDRVDAVFPGSQTTSFKVVGLINTGTAEDEVTAYARLDSVQDFFNEPGVVSTIGVRVVDPYQADIIAGSIERETGLDAVSWIEENAEILNLLETQTVFVNIFYFLIYGIAGFGIANTLITIVAQRTREIGILKAMGASQKSIMFVFLFQSMILGAIGLILGTILGYIVTVGLQSYEIEVPQEMYFGLQTLPLEIEPLNFVYAAFFAFIINIISGIYPARKAAKLDPVKAIESA, encoded by the coding sequence ATGTATGAACTGAAAATCGCTTTGAGGCAAGTTTTTTCCAGAAGAAGGCAAACCTTTTTTGCCATACTTGCTGTTGCCCTGGCAGTTACCGTGATCACGGTAATGATGGCAATGCTTTCTGGTTTTCAGGATGAACTTGTAACCTCAAGCATCGAAAATAATCCCCATATTGTTATCAATCCTCAAGACGAGGAAGAAGAGTTCATCCACCTTTACAGGTATACGTCTGACCTAATTGCTGAAAAGGAAGGAGTTATAGCTGTATCCCCCAAATATCTGGGTCAGGTGGCCCTGGAATATCGGGATAATGCCGAAGGGGTTTCCCTTCAGGGGGTTGATCCTATGGCTGAAGAGAACGTTATGAGGGTGAGCGAGGATGTTATAGAAGGGGACTTCATGACTCTTGTTCATACAAGATATGGGATCCTGCTTGGGGACCAGCTTGCGGAGAACCTTGAGGTTCATGTAGGAGACAGGGTAGACGCTGTTTTTCCGGGTTCTCAAACAACTTCTTTTAAGGTCGTGGGCCTGATTAATACCGGAACTGCTGAAGATGAGGTAACAGCCTATGCAAGGCTGGATTCTGTGCAGGATTTTTTTAACGAACCAGGCGTTGTGAGCACTATAGGCGTCAGGGTTGTAGACCCCTACCAGGCAGACATTATTGCAGGTTCGATTGAAAGAGAAACTGGACTTGATGCCGTAAGCTGGATTGAAGAAAATGCTGAAATTCTCAACCTCTTGGAAACCCAGACGGTTTTTGTAAATATTTTCTACTTCCTGATTTATGGGATTGCAGGTTTCGGGATTGCAAATACCCTGATCACCATCGTTGCCCAGAGGACCAGGGAAATAGGTATCTTGAAGGCGATGGGGGCTTCTCAAAAGAGCATAATGTTTGTCTTTCTATTCCAGTCCATGATCCTTGGAGCCATAGGCCTTATCCTCGGTACAATTCTCGGTTATATTGTGACCGTTGGCCTGCAGAGCTATGAAATAGAGGTACCCCAGGAGATGTATTTCGGGCTTCAGACCCTTCCCCTTGAGATCGAACCGCTTAACTTTGTGTATGCTGCTTTCTTTGCCTTTATTATCAATATAATCTCAGGAATCTACCCTGCGCGGAAAGCTGCAAAACTTGACCCTGTAAAAGCTATTGAAAGCGCCTGA
- a CDS encoding ABC transporter permease, whose translation MRYELFIALRQIWARKVQTLLSVGAIALAVMVLTVSQAVMVGFTGELYNTTVNKLPHVSVSPEEGEDYIYLYRTLIEDISKIEGVTAISPFLAGKASFRFKTNSLNAELKGVIPLEENEISSIESDMVEGDFRELEFSRNTVVIGSKLADKLEVNLGESVDVSFPNAKSLSLRVVGIFHTGSSLDESLTYTSLDTAQEFYDVPDVINGISVRLADFNRDREVAAEIRKTGYKVKGWTESNPEILRTIAIESTSNNVTLGLIVVIASFGVISTLNLSVISATSQIGMLRAMGARVSSIRKIFILQSGILGLLGALGGTLTGVAISLAIGQYEIPGASSELYGGLTTIPIVVRIGDILLIILAVFLLNLIAGIYPAQQAAKLDPVKAISSK comes from the coding sequence ATGCGTTATGAACTCTTTATCGCACTCAGGCAGATTTGGGCGAGAAAGGTCCAGACCTTACTCTCGGTAGGAGCTATAGCTCTGGCAGTAATGGTGCTCACGGTTTCTCAGGCCGTTATGGTTGGGTTTACTGGCGAGCTCTATAACACTACCGTAAATAAACTTCCTCATGTTTCGGTATCTCCAGAGGAAGGCGAGGATTATATTTACCTTTACAGGACCCTTATCGAGGATATCAGCAAAATTGAAGGGGTTACTGCCATTTCTCCCTTTCTTGCAGGAAAAGCTTCCTTCAGATTCAAGACGAATTCCCTTAATGCTGAGCTAAAAGGCGTAATTCCTTTAGAGGAAAATGAAATCAGCTCTATTGAATCCGATATGGTGGAAGGCGATTTCAGAGAGCTTGAGTTTTCCAGAAATACCGTGGTAATCGGCTCTAAACTTGCAGATAAACTCGAGGTTAATCTGGGGGAATCGGTCGATGTGTCTTTCCCCAATGCAAAATCTCTTTCTTTGAGGGTGGTCGGAATCTTCCATACCGGGTCTTCTCTGGACGAGTCCCTGACTTATACGTCCCTGGACACTGCGCAGGAGTTTTATGATGTTCCTGATGTGATTAACGGAATCTCTGTCCGGCTTGCGGATTTTAACAGGGACAGGGAAGTTGCTGCAGAGATAAGAAAAACTGGTTATAAAGTAAAAGGGTGGACAGAATCAAATCCGGAAATCCTTCGTACTATTGCGATCGAAAGCACTTCAAATAACGTTACCCTTGGCCTGATTGTGGTTATTGCTTCTTTTGGCGTGATCAGCACCCTGAACCTTTCGGTTATCAGTGCAACAAGCCAGATAGGCATGCTCCGCGCTATGGGCGCCAGGGTTTCAAGTATCCGAAAAATCTTCATTCTTCAGAGCGGCATTCTGGGTTTGCTGGGAGCTCTTGGAGGTACTCTTACAGGAGTTGCAATATCCCTGGCAATAGGCCAGTATGAAATTCCGGGCGCCTCCTCCGAACTCTACGGGGGTCTTACAACCATCCCCATAGTAGTCCGCATCGGGGATATCCTGCTCATTATTCTTGCTGTTTTCCTGCTGAACCTGATTGCCGGAATTTATCCTGCCCAGCAGGCAGCTAAATTGGATCCTGTGAAGGCGATCAGTTCAAAGTGA
- a CDS encoding transposase has product MGKGNIAIDKSMIKTIVDGKIIIPLPKVLVENRYYPMFSIFSPTQCDSCGSKLHVNSHHTRFIISRYGTISLNVTYWLCPTCKKHYHDRVIGVQGSANYSSEYYDTQINVRYDGRCSLHNSRRIGETYTEGVINVCGRAPCPTSLWLYEQKLAKLSKQELLNQGVSFEETLYVDGNWIKNGWKKKLEEFIGTKLTKKEWKKMRYKSVYVVATKEKVILDFEVTERLPTIEALMPLFIRIKNRFPEDKIKKIVSDEDKAIIGAVKMVFPEVTHSFCVFHQLKNVSKRYYEEFSSVEEIPDNDKITYNEISQLILSDTVISAVAHIQKIREFNSDLELSEASHKAISYAEEIFSKNVSFLKKGFTPETDNTMEQIFSLICDIVDKVRSFKTDNGLTNF; this is encoded by the coding sequence ATGGGAAAAGGAAACATTGCAATAGATAAATCAATGATAAAAACGATAGTTGACGGCAAAATAATAATTCCTTTGCCAAAAGTTTTGGTTGAAAATCGATACTATCCTATGTTCTCTATATTCTCCCCTACTCAGTGTGATAGTTGTGGAAGTAAATTACATGTTAACTCTCATCACACTCGTTTTATTATATCACGTTACGGCACTATATCTCTCAATGTTACATACTGGCTTTGTCCCACTTGTAAGAAACATTATCATGATCGGGTTATTGGTGTTCAGGGTTCTGCAAATTACAGTTCTGAATATTATGATACACAAATAAATGTCAGATACGATGGACGATGCAGTCTGCACAATTCTCGGCGAATTGGGGAAACATATACAGAAGGAGTAATAAATGTCTGTGGAAGAGCTCCTTGTCCCACTTCATTGTGGTTATATGAACAGAAACTAGCAAAACTTTCAAAGCAAGAACTTTTGAACCAAGGAGTTAGCTTTGAAGAAACATTGTATGTTGATGGGAATTGGATCAAGAATGGATGGAAAAAAAAGCTTGAAGAATTTATTGGAACGAAACTCACAAAGAAAGAATGGAAAAAAATGCGATATAAATCTGTTTACGTTGTTGCTACCAAAGAGAAGGTCATTTTAGATTTTGAAGTAACTGAGAGGTTACCAACAATTGAGGCTCTGATGCCTCTTTTTATACGAATAAAGAACCGATTTCCTGAAGATAAAATCAAAAAGATTGTTTCTGATGAGGATAAAGCGATCATTGGAGCCGTAAAAATGGTCTTTCCTGAAGTGACTCATTCTTTTTGTGTGTTTCATCAATTAAAAAACGTTAGTAAGAGGTATTATGAGGAATTCAGTTCTGTTGAAGAGATTCCAGATAACGATAAGATTACCTACAATGAGATATCTCAATTGATACTTTCTGATACGGTTATCAGTGCTGTTGCGCATATTCAGAAGATACGAGAATTTAACTCTGATCTTGAACTTTCTGAAGCGTCTCATAAAGCGATTTCTTATGCCGAAGAGATTTTCAGCAAGAATGTGAGCTTCTTGAAAAAAGGTTTTACACCTGAGACAGATAATACAATGGAACAAATATTTTCTTTGATATGTGATATAGTAGACAAAGTAAGGTCATTCAAAACCGATAATGGACTAACTAATTTTTGA
- a CDS encoding TetR/AcrR family transcriptional regulator → MFTYEDLILAKKSTKGDKMSVKRDKEAKINSIQDATLMLIETVGYDKVTIRDIAEAAGVSIGLIYKYFPGGKFDVLKEISYRYMDEILRIKQPETIDFNDFPGYIRDVIKNMQQFYKDNSSLIKALIMAALCDSEIMAEVKNIDIKDYKAVSEFFCRFNGVEVGNKDPLKLFMYWGITVEGTILSNVIYSLPLISEEALTDMMVDLSLKIWGYQAP, encoded by the coding sequence ATGTTCACTTATGAGGATTTAATTCTGGCTAAAAAGAGCACCAAAGGCGATAAAATGAGTGTCAAACGGGATAAAGAAGCAAAAATAAACTCTATACAGGATGCCACACTTATGCTGATCGAGACTGTTGGTTATGATAAGGTGACCATCCGGGACATAGCTGAGGCTGCCGGTGTGAGCATAGGGCTGATCTATAAATATTTCCCGGGCGGCAAATTTGACGTCCTTAAAGAAATCAGTTATAGATACATGGACGAGATATTGAGGATAAAACAGCCGGAAACTATTGATTTTAATGATTTTCCGGGTTACATAAGGGATGTCATAAAAAATATGCAGCAATTCTATAAGGATAATAGTTCTTTGATAAAAGCATTGATCATGGCCGCACTTTGCGATAGCGAAATCATGGCTGAAGTCAAAAACATAGACATTAAAGATTACAAAGCCGTATCCGAATTTTTCTGTCGTTTCAATGGCGTTGAGGTAGGAAATAAAGATCCTCTAAAACTCTTCATGTACTGGGGAATCACAGTAGAAGGCACCATTCTCTCCAATGTTATCTACTCTCTGCCTCTCATAAGCGAAGAAGCCCTAACGGACATGATGGTAGACCTCTCCTTGAAGATATGGGGCTATCAGGCACCATGA
- a CDS encoding ISNCY-like element ISMac19 family transposase codes for MVTINLTLNNFSELHALLDVFGCFGNDYEYTTRGIFRRKIPPVCSICNTPMVHNGYNPHTKDGLGEINIGRYKCSNCGSTHEEDYSFWEDMKTLLFDTFNDFFQLLRYHNVSYDGISDLMDFIYPRSRSTIFRAFYKEMEQETIPYSENIHMVHYDEQHPKEGRCQKYRLTLLDAKAQRTIADELFKDKSPETIKEFLKKNLDASEPVFIVTDFDKRYPDILKEIFRDKLVHQYCLMHLNKLIVNDFPKNTTIEQELLKYRLLSIFYNRENEIKFLQKLQSEELNVINNKEKHQEWIKKAKKEFCQYRHKLKLEIRRKKENLPRNSLEKAKYNFDKLMENIRIYDEKVQKRLWMINKHWLNLTLFHYLPGAPATNNPIESYYSKSLKTDNKKKFRTDKGIENRIKLTQMRRLNLLKKPQKSFMELFRLFSPFKL; via the coding sequence ATGGTGACTATAAATCTTACACTTAATAACTTTTCTGAGCTCCATGCTCTCTTAGACGTTTTTGGTTGTTTTGGAAACGATTATGAATATACTACACGAGGAATTTTTCGTAGAAAAATTCCTCCCGTCTGTTCAATTTGTAATACTCCAATGGTTCATAATGGCTATAATCCCCATACCAAAGACGGTCTTGGGGAAATCAACATTGGTCGGTATAAATGCTCAAACTGTGGTAGTACACACGAAGAAGATTATAGTTTTTGGGAAGATATGAAGACTTTACTTTTTGATACATTCAATGATTTTTTCCAGTTACTCAGATACCATAACGTTTCATATGATGGAATTTCTGATCTAATGGATTTCATATATCCAAGATCAAGAAGCACGATTTTTAGAGCATTCTACAAAGAAATGGAACAGGAAACTATTCCATATTCAGAAAATATACATATGGTGCATTATGACGAACAACATCCAAAAGAAGGAAGATGTCAGAAATACCGTTTAACTTTACTGGATGCAAAAGCTCAAAGAACGATAGCAGATGAACTTTTCAAAGATAAGAGTCCAGAAACCATCAAGGAATTTCTAAAGAAAAATCTTGATGCATCAGAGCCAGTGTTTATCGTTACGGATTTTGATAAGAGATACCCTGATATATTAAAGGAAATTTTTAGGGATAAGTTAGTCCATCAATATTGTTTGATGCATTTAAATAAGCTTATTGTTAATGATTTTCCAAAGAACACAACGATAGAACAGGAACTTTTGAAGTACAGGTTATTAAGTATATTTTATAATAGAGAGAATGAGATTAAATTTCTGCAAAAACTTCAATCTGAAGAACTCAACGTAATTAATAACAAAGAAAAGCATCAAGAATGGATTAAAAAAGCAAAAAAGGAATTTTGCCAGTATAGACATAAATTAAAGCTTGAAATCAGAAGAAAAAAGGAAAATCTTCCACGTAATAGTCTTGAAAAAGCAAAATATAACTTTGATAAATTAATGGAAAATATAAGAATATATGATGAAAAGGTTCAAAAACGATTGTGGATGATCAATAAACACTGGTTAAATCTTACTTTGTTCCATTATCTTCCAGGAGCGCCAGCGACAAATAACCCTATCGAAAGCTATTATTCAAAAAGTCTAAAAACGGATAACAAGAAGAAGTTTAGAACTGACAAAGGAATTGAAAATCGGATTAAACTTACTCAGATGAGAAGATTAAATTTACTTAAGAAACCACAAAAGTCATTTATGGAATTGTTCAGATTATTTTCTCCATTTAAGCTTTAG
- a CDS encoding flavodoxin family protein: MKIVGISSSPRGKNSNTLKLLDAALEGAEKAGAEVESIDVAKLKVKYCTACNKCQETGVCSIKDDYNGVLEKLLDADGIIWSSPNYITNVTAQLKTVFDRSPLVIHEQLFDGKCGLSLTTAGSDELDFVLGIMDNFMLHCGGNSIGGVGCAVARGPEAMEVAIEKSRDKGKDLVEAIKEKRKYPEQEAVHEAWREHFKYVILANKEQWTHNCDYWIEKGWMKV, encoded by the coding sequence ATGAAAATAGTCGGAATATCATCAAGCCCGAGAGGCAAGAACAGCAATACCTTAAAACTGCTGGATGCAGCCCTGGAAGGGGCTGAAAAAGCAGGAGCAGAAGTTGAATCCATCGACGTTGCAAAACTGAAGGTCAAATACTGCACAGCATGTAACAAATGCCAGGAAACAGGCGTCTGCTCAATAAAAGATGACTATAACGGTGTGCTGGAAAAGCTGCTGGATGCTGATGGTATAATCTGGAGCAGCCCTAACTACATAACAAACGTGACAGCCCAGCTCAAGACAGTCTTTGACAGAAGTCCGCTTGTCATTCACGAACAGCTCTTTGATGGAAAATGCGGCCTTTCCTTAACAACTGCTGGCAGTGATGAACTCGATTTTGTCTTGGGTATTATGGATAATTTTATGCTACACTGCGGAGGGAACTCTATCGGAGGAGTGGGCTGTGCGGTAGCACGGGGACCTGAAGCAATGGAGGTAGCTATTGAAAAATCGCGTGATAAGGGAAAAGACCTAGTTGAAGCGATAAAAGAAAAGAGAAAATATCCTGAACAGGAAGCTGTACATGAGGCATGGAGAGAACACTTCAAGTATGTTATCCTTGCCAACAAAGAACAATGGACGCATAATTGCGATTACTGGATTGAAAAGGGCTGGATGAAAGTGTGA
- a CDS encoding DUF169 domain-containing protein — protein MLSVEELGKKLTEAGRLKLRPLCVYGTDEIPKGAVPSYAVDRCVAKAIYTSALFEETPALYIEASHEQCCPGGLTWMGLAEPHPKLKYFVTVGTPDFRGGAAEHLKATPELFDEQKERAGKITPHSKYTVIAPCTDEIAPETASAFILFAGSEQIRNLCGLAQFSNSDPFFRTIIPGGPVCATMIAFPAGMAENAPADSAYVGPVDPTGNSWLPPELMIMGIPAGLVQQMAADLGDSFICKRSRIAYPEKRISIKLPVTDLPK, from the coding sequence ATGTTAAGCGTTGAAGAGCTTGGGAAAAAGCTTACCGAAGCCGGAAGGCTGAAACTGCGCCCTCTGTGCGTCTACGGCACGGATGAGATCCCGAAGGGAGCAGTACCATCGTACGCGGTAGACCGCTGTGTAGCAAAGGCAATATACACTTCTGCCCTCTTTGAAGAGACACCTGCTCTTTACATTGAGGCAAGCCATGAGCAATGCTGTCCCGGCGGGCTTACGTGGATGGGGCTTGCTGAACCGCACCCGAAGCTGAAGTACTTCGTAACCGTAGGCACACCGGACTTCCGGGGTGGAGCTGCTGAACATTTAAAAGCAACCCCGGAACTTTTCGATGAGCAGAAAGAACGTGCCGGGAAAATTACTCCTCACAGCAAATACACAGTTATCGCGCCGTGTACTGATGAGATTGCACCTGAGACTGCCAGCGCCTTTATCCTGTTCGCAGGCAGTGAACAGATCCGAAACCTCTGCGGGCTGGCGCAGTTCAGTAACTCCGACCCTTTCTTCAGGACAATAATACCCGGAGGGCCTGTCTGTGCTACGATGATCGCTTTTCCGGCAGGAATGGCAGAAAATGCACCTGCGGACTCTGCTTATGTCGGACCTGTAGATCCTACAGGAAACTCCTGGCTTCCACCCGAGTTAATGATTATGGGAATCCCTGCAGGGCTCGTGCAGCAGATGGCAGCCGACCTGGGAGATTCCTTTATCTGCAAACGGAGCAGGATAGCGTATCCTGAGAAGCGTATTAGCATAAAGCTTCCTGTTACGGATCTGCCAAAATGA
- a CDS encoding fumarate hydratase yields the protein MSSKLNRETFIRSIADLLRKAEIELPDDVVETLRKAEAREEKPVAKSQLRAILKNIELAKNHGVPMCQDTGIMIFFVELGTELQPGFDLEAAIREAAVLATREIPLRPNAVDPLTRKNSGDNTGAGIPDIHWKLVPGKELRVTVAPKGAGSENMSALRMLNPTETGSIKNFVLETVINAGGMPCPPLTLGIGIGGSFDKAARLAKEALLEPLDTPMNEFEKEILEAVNALGIGCMGLGGSTTALAVHVKTAHCHTASLPVAINIQCWANRHASVVFGGEE from the coding sequence TTGTCTTCAAAACTAAACCGTGAAACCTTTATCCGTTCTATTGCAGACCTTCTCAGAAAAGCGGAAATCGAGCTTCCCGACGATGTGGTCGAAACCCTCAGGAAAGCCGAAGCCCGGGAAGAAAAACCGGTTGCAAAGTCCCAGCTCCGGGCAATCCTTAAAAACATCGAGCTTGCAAAAAATCATGGAGTTCCCATGTGCCAGGACACAGGCATTATGATCTTTTTTGTCGAACTCGGGACAGAGCTTCAACCGGGCTTTGACCTTGAAGCCGCAATCCGGGAAGCTGCCGTCCTTGCGACCCGGGAAATCCCCCTCCGCCCGAATGCCGTGGACCCCCTGACCCGAAAAAACAGCGGAGATAATACCGGCGCAGGAATCCCGGATATTCACTGGAAACTCGTGCCCGGAAAAGAGCTCAGAGTCACAGTTGCCCCTAAAGGTGCGGGTTCGGAAAACATGAGTGCTCTTCGGATGCTAAACCCGACCGAAACCGGTAGTATCAAAAACTTCGTGCTCGAAACGGTGATTAACGCAGGCGGGATGCCCTGTCCTCCCCTGACGCTTGGCATAGGGATAGGAGGGTCCTTTGACAAAGCCGCAAGGCTTGCAAAAGAAGCCCTGCTAGAACCCCTTGACACCCCCATGAACGAGTTTGAAAAGGAAATCCTGGAAGCAGTAAACGCCCTTGGAATCGGCTGTATGGGACTTGGAGGCAGCACAACCGCCCTTGCCGTGCATGTGAAAACCGCACATTGCCATACGGCTTCCCTGCCTGTTGCCATAAACATCCAGTGCTGGGCGAACAGGCATGCTTCCGTCGTTTTCGGGGGTGAAGAATAA
- a CDS encoding FumA C-terminus/TtdB family hydratase beta subunit: protein MEYHLQTPLKIEDIKKLNAGDIVYISGEILTARDEAHARILEMKEKGEELPFSLTGAVIYHCGPLMQKTGNGEKEEWKVVSAGPTTSGRMSKMTPPLLKAHEVRAIIGKGGMKGVSDALKNRCVYLAYTGGCAALAAELIKEVKTVHWLDLGMPEAVWVLRVQEFGPLIVGIDAKGKDIFAEVREKAEKVYEGMQK from the coding sequence ATGGAGTACCACCTGCAGACCCCGCTGAAGATTGAGGATATCAAGAAACTCAATGCCGGAGACATTGTTTATATCTCAGGAGAGATCCTGACAGCCCGGGACGAAGCCCATGCAAGAATTCTTGAAATGAAAGAAAAAGGAGAAGAACTTCCGTTCTCCCTTACAGGGGCAGTTATCTACCACTGTGGCCCCCTTATGCAAAAGACAGGAAACGGCGAAAAGGAGGAATGGAAAGTAGTGTCAGCAGGTCCCACAACCAGCGGCAGGATGTCAAAAATGACTCCTCCTCTCCTGAAAGCACATGAAGTTAGGGCGATTATCGGAAAAGGTGGGATGAAAGGGGTCTCAGATGCGTTAAAAAACAGATGCGTCTACCTTGCATATACAGGAGGATGCGCAGCCCTTGCCGCCGAACTTATAAAAGAGGTAAAAACCGTCCACTGGCTTGACCTTGGCATGCCTGAGGCTGTCTGGGTACTCAGGGTGCAGGAGTTCGGGCCTCTCATAGTAGGAATCGATGCAAAAGGGAAAGATATTTTTGCAGAGGTCAGGGAAAAAGCTGAGAAAGTGTATGAAGGAATGCAGAAGTAA
- a CDS encoding helix-turn-helix transcriptional regulator, which translates to MSSSLVTVFLPSKKTDLFLFLKEKPGTVEEINSELGIGPDAILSRLKRLEENGLVVQQGNLYSLSLTGKILVRRMESLVKAFRLLEDDYDYCPGVKPGGIPPVFFKLMEELIVCFPALCHGDDVSSMYREVTEAFCSSKQLLLIISCLHMSYSGICAEHAKKGLKVSVILTRLIFEKLAEEFKEDLDTLLLLENSEMYILGNDFNPPTVAVTDTMVLIYFSSGKMDDSEDNSMVVFGEKAVRWGKELFEHFRVLAEPLGPDPSKRLYLEGRRGEG; encoded by the coding sequence ATGAGCTCTTCTCTGGTCACAGTCTTTCTGCCTTCCAAGAAGACAGATCTGTTCTTGTTTTTAAAAGAAAAACCCGGGACAGTCGAAGAAATAAACTCCGAACTTGGAATCGGTCCGGATGCAATCCTTTCCCGGCTCAAAAGGCTGGAAGAAAACGGGCTTGTGGTTCAACAGGGCAATCTATACAGCCTTTCCCTTACAGGAAAAATTCTTGTCCGAAGAATGGAATCGCTTGTTAAAGCTTTCAGGCTGCTTGAAGACGATTACGATTACTGCCCTGGAGTTAAACCCGGAGGAATCCCTCCTGTTTTTTTCAAGCTAATGGAAGAACTTATAGTCTGTTTCCCGGCGCTCTGTCACGGTGATGATGTTTCTTCGATGTACAGGGAAGTGACCGAAGCTTTTTGCAGCTCAAAACAGCTTCTCCTCATCATCTCATGCCTCCACATGAGCTACTCGGGTATCTGTGCGGAGCACGCAAAAAAAGGACTGAAGGTCTCAGTGATACTTACTCGGCTAATCTTTGAAAAACTCGCAGAAGAGTTTAAAGAAGACCTTGACACCCTCCTTCTTCTTGAAAACTCAGAGATGTATATACTGGGTAATGATTTTAATCCTCCTACGGTTGCTGTAACCGATACAATGGTCCTTATATACTTTTCATCCGGAAAAATGGACGACAGTGAGGACAATAGTATGGTCGTTTTCGGAGAAAAAGCTGTACGGTGGGGAAAAGAACTTTTTGAACACTTCAGGGTGCTGGCTGAACCTCTGGGGCCTGATCCATCAAAGCGATTATACCTTGAGGGCCGCAGAGGCGAAGGTTAA
- a CDS encoding rhodanese-like domain-containing protein has product MNKQYLPGFAILIALLIIAPGIAEAVSETDYTETDYTEIDYTETDYTTSVGYQNITPCVASEILEQKCVFILDVRTPAEYKHGHIGGAKLIPLKNVPAYDPVNLSDSQLLPNRINELPKNKDIKVFVYCKAGNRGAAASQLIADSGYKNVYNIQGGIDSWVNGGCPIVFDPTEWTASYPSNL; this is encoded by the coding sequence TTGAATAAACAATACTTGCCAGGTTTTGCAATTCTTATTGCGCTTCTCATAATTGCCCCGGGCATTGCAGAAGCGGTATCTGAGACTGATTATACTGAGACTGATTATACTGAGATTGATTATACTGAGACTGATTATACTACTTCAGTTGGGTACCAGAATATTACGCCCTGTGTTGCCAGTGAGATACTCGAACAAAAATGTGTGTTCATTCTGGACGTTCGTACCCCTGCTGAATACAAGCACGGGCATATAGGAGGAGCAAAACTGATCCCATTAAAAAATGTGCCAGCATATGATCCAGTTAATTTATCCGATAGCCAGCTATTGCCGAATAGAATAAATGAATTACCAAAAAATAAAGATATAAAAGTATTCGTTTATTGTAAAGCAGGAAACAGAGGCGCTGCTGCAAGCCAGTTGATAGCAGATTCGGGTTACAAAAATGTGTATAACATTCAGGGTGGTATAGATTCATGGGTAAATGGAGGGTGTCCAATTGTATTTGACCCTACAGAATGGACAGCTAGTTATCCTTCAAATCTATGA